A region from the Mycolicibacterium phlei genome encodes:
- a CDS encoding thiamine pyrophosphate-binding protein has translation MKVYEQVAGLLSRLSVDTMFGLLGDANMYVCSAFEVAGGRLVRSSHEAGAVSMADTYARMTGRFGVAAVTHGPGFTNALTPLVEAARFPSPVLLITGDTPAEATHMQRLDIAALCASVGVAHEKVQRADSVTRDVMRAVHRLVSTNAPVVLNVPLSLGLSEATATEDAPIAMPSWTPPAPAVDDDALDAALGLTASAARPVIVAGRGVADGDAESSVLELADVLGAGVFTSGLGVGLFTGHPRHLGIMGSIGHDEATQILMDSDCVIAVGTSLNKYTSFGGELLDGKSLIHIDRDPVKLGWFVTPTCAVAGDARAVTELMADSIREGQLPEKKQWKQRCQDASAAMARWTPPDDRTGADTVDIRVATQGLNAVLPRNCAIVSDVGRFIAGSWPYISKATPGKFTAMTGFGSIGLGLAGGIGAALSGVSDVTLVLAGDGGFMMNVSELATAVRERLPLVIAVYNDGAYGAEYQKLLNQGFSAHHSYNEWPDVARTAEGMGCRALTIRKPEDFEAAGAEIARLSGPLVLDIRLDPTHHLNF, from the coding sequence ATGAAGGTCTACGAGCAGGTGGCCGGGCTGCTGTCCCGGCTATCGGTGGACACGATGTTCGGCCTCCTCGGTGACGCGAACATGTACGTCTGCAGCGCGTTCGAGGTCGCGGGCGGGCGACTGGTTCGGTCGTCGCATGAGGCGGGCGCCGTCAGCATGGCCGACACGTACGCGCGCATGACCGGCCGGTTCGGTGTCGCCGCGGTGACCCACGGGCCGGGGTTCACGAACGCACTGACCCCACTCGTCGAAGCCGCCCGCTTCCCCAGCCCCGTTCTGCTGATCACCGGTGATACACCGGCCGAGGCGACCCACATGCAACGACTGGACATCGCAGCGCTGTGCGCCTCGGTGGGAGTCGCGCACGAAAAGGTGCAGCGGGCGGACTCTGTGACCCGCGACGTCATGCGGGCCGTGCACCGCCTCGTGTCGACGAATGCTCCTGTTGTGCTTAATGTTCCGCTGTCGCTTGGCCTGTCGGAGGCAACCGCGACGGAGGATGCGCCGATCGCGATGCCGTCGTGGACTCCCCCCGCACCGGCCGTCGACGACGACGCGCTCGACGCCGCTCTGGGCCTCACGGCGTCCGCGGCACGGCCGGTGATCGTCGCGGGACGAGGCGTGGCCGACGGCGATGCGGAGTCGTCCGTTCTCGAGCTGGCCGATGTACTCGGCGCGGGCGTGTTCACCAGCGGACTCGGTGTCGGCCTGTTCACCGGCCACCCCCGCCACCTCGGCATCATGGGCAGCATCGGCCACGACGAGGCCACCCAGATCCTGATGGACAGCGACTGCGTCATCGCCGTCGGCACCAGCCTGAACAAGTACACGAGCTTCGGCGGCGAGCTGCTCGACGGCAAGTCGCTGATCCACATCGACCGCGATCCGGTGAAGCTGGGCTGGTTCGTCACCCCCACCTGCGCGGTCGCCGGCGATGCGCGGGCGGTTACCGAGCTGATGGCCGACAGCATCCGCGAAGGCCAGCTGCCCGAGAAGAAGCAGTGGAAACAGCGGTGTCAGGACGCATCTGCCGCGATGGCGCGCTGGACACCGCCCGACGACCGGACCGGCGCCGACACCGTCGACATCAGGGTCGCCACCCAGGGGCTGAACGCGGTACTCCCCCGGAACTGCGCCATCGTCAGCGACGTCGGCCGATTCATCGCCGGGTCGTGGCCGTACATCAGCAAGGCGACGCCCGGAAAGTTCACCGCCATGACGGGTTTCGGTTCCATCGGCCTGGGTCTGGCCGGCGGGATCGGGGCGGCGCTCAGCGGTGTCAGCGACGTGACCCTGGTCCTGGCCGGTGACGGCGGCTTCATGATGAATGTCTCCGAACTCGCCACGGCGGTCCGCGAGCGGCTGCCCCTGGTCATCGCGGTGTACAACGACGGCGCATACGGCGCCGAGTACCAGAAGCTGCTCAACCAGGGTTTCTCCGCTCATCACTCGTATAACGAATGGCCTGACGTCGCGCGGACCGCTGAGGGCATGGGTTGCCGCGCCTTGACGATTCGCAAGCCGGAGGACTTCGAGGCTGCCGGCGCGGAGATCGCCCGCCTGTCCGGGCCTCTCGTCCTCGATATCCGTCTCGACCCCACCCACCACCTGAATTTCTAA
- a CDS encoding acyl-CoA dehydrogenase family protein produces the protein MTTLESLVDPDLQSLIVSVLANHRCDDDSQLWQTLVELGLADLTGSEDRGGSGASWPEAAALARALARHGCGLEVSESDLVAGWLLDQAGAPPRQALRVALLDDRATGKPAVSGVVERAAVIRRDGDDYYVSDVPVTEAGAEVDGHDRYPVTPEVHELARTRRALVRAIQISATLETIADLAIDYAQTREQFGRPIGKQQAVQRMIAIIAGESALARAATDAAVLAASDPATSAAEVAAMVAVARSGCGHAVDPVVRNAHQVIGAIGTTREHPLHVFTSAALKLRADDRTTREWDAAVLDLAIQAQPLSDLDLTPRIK, from the coding sequence ATGACAACACTGGAGTCCCTGGTCGACCCCGACCTGCAGTCGCTGATCGTCTCGGTGCTGGCGAACCACCGCTGCGACGACGACAGCCAGCTGTGGCAGACGTTGGTCGAGCTCGGTCTCGCCGATCTGACGGGAAGCGAGGACCGAGGCGGCAGCGGCGCCTCCTGGCCCGAGGCGGCGGCGCTGGCACGTGCGCTGGCGCGCCACGGTTGCGGGCTGGAGGTCTCCGAGAGTGACCTCGTGGCGGGATGGCTGCTGGATCAGGCGGGCGCACCGCCGCGGCAGGCCCTGCGGGTCGCGCTTCTCGACGATCGAGCCACGGGCAAACCTGCGGTGTCCGGCGTCGTCGAGCGGGCAGCGGTGATCCGCCGGGACGGCGACGACTACTACGTGAGCGATGTGCCGGTCACCGAGGCCGGCGCTGAAGTCGATGGTCACGATCGCTATCCGGTCACCCCGGAGGTTCATGAACTCGCGCGCACCCGTCGGGCTCTGGTCCGGGCGATTCAGATCAGCGCGACACTGGAGACCATCGCCGACCTGGCGATCGACTACGCGCAGACCCGGGAGCAGTTCGGGCGTCCGATCGGCAAACAGCAAGCCGTGCAACGCATGATCGCCATCATCGCCGGGGAGTCCGCGCTCGCGCGGGCCGCCACCGACGCCGCGGTGCTGGCCGCCTCAGATCCCGCCACGTCGGCGGCTGAGGTGGCCGCCATGGTCGCGGTCGCGCGGTCAGGCTGCGGGCACGCCGTCGATCCGGTCGTCCGCAACGCCCACCAGGTGATCGGCGCGATCGGCACGACCCGTGAACACCCCCTGCACGTGTTCACCTCCGCCGCGCTCAAGCTTCGCGCCGACGATCGCACCACCCGGGAATGGGATGCCGCCGTTCTGGACTTGGCGATACAGGCACAGCCCCTCAGCGACCTCGACCTCACACCTCGCATCAAGTGA
- a CDS encoding acyl-CoA dehydrogenase family protein: MTAPTLSAIRPDPAWRELREQVRGFLADELAAKRFEPGIDGWLTGWSDEFSRALAKHGWVGMTIPREYGGHGRSHFERFVVTEELLVAGAPVAAHWIADRQVAPSLLRHGTEEQKKELLPAIAAAECTFAIGMSEPDSGSDLASVRTRAVPVDGGWLLNGTKVWTSGAHHADKILVLARTSGNHGDRHHGLSQLIVDLAAPGVEVSPILSLDGGHHFNEVVFTDCFVPAEDLLGSEGQGWKQVTEELGFERSGPERFLSAALLVRLLIEHVARGVISPEPELGRFLARLHGLHQMSLSVAAALDRGEKADAAAAMVKMLGTATEGDLVEFADYLAGTVPGPLRDAVAWATVQRPGFTLRGGTNEVLAGVIARGLGLR, from the coding sequence ATGACCGCCCCCACACTGTCGGCGATCCGACCCGACCCTGCGTGGCGCGAACTCAGAGAGCAGGTTCGCGGTTTCCTCGCCGACGAACTCGCCGCGAAACGGTTCGAGCCCGGCATCGACGGATGGCTGACCGGATGGTCCGACGAGTTCAGCCGGGCGCTGGCCAAGCACGGCTGGGTCGGCATGACGATCCCCCGCGAGTACGGCGGCCACGGACGCAGCCACTTCGAGCGCTTCGTGGTCACCGAGGAACTCCTGGTCGCAGGCGCGCCGGTGGCAGCGCACTGGATCGCCGACCGCCAGGTGGCCCCCTCCCTGCTGCGCCACGGCACCGAGGAGCAGAAGAAGGAACTGCTGCCGGCCATCGCCGCCGCGGAGTGCACGTTCGCGATCGGCATGAGCGAACCCGACTCGGGCTCGGATTTGGCGAGCGTCCGGACCCGCGCCGTCCCCGTTGACGGCGGGTGGCTTCTCAACGGCACCAAGGTGTGGACCTCGGGTGCGCACCATGCCGACAAGATCCTTGTCCTGGCGCGCACCAGCGGCAATCACGGCGACCGGCACCACGGGCTGTCGCAGCTCATCGTGGACCTCGCCGCGCCGGGCGTCGAAGTCTCGCCGATCCTCTCGCTGGACGGTGGCCATCACTTCAACGAGGTGGTGTTCACCGACTGCTTCGTCCCCGCCGAGGACCTGCTTGGGTCGGAGGGTCAGGGCTGGAAGCAGGTGACCGAGGAGCTCGGCTTCGAGCGCAGCGGGCCCGAGCGGTTCCTGTCGGCCGCGCTGCTGGTGCGGCTGCTGATCGAACACGTCGCCCGCGGCGTGATCAGCCCCGAACCCGAACTGGGACGGTTCCTGGCCCGACTGCACGGACTGCACCAGATGTCCCTGTCGGTGGCCGCCGCACTCGACCGCGGCGAGAAAGCCGATGCGGCGGCGGCAATGGTCAAGATGCTCGGCACCGCGACCGAGGGCGACCTGGTGGAGTTCGCCGACTATCTCGCCGGCACTGTGCCCGGTCCCCTTCGCGACGCCGTGGCGTGGGCGACGGTGCAGCGGCCGGGTTTCACATTGCGCGGCGGCACAAACGAGGTTCTCGCGGGTGTGATCGCGAGAGGATTGGGTTTGCGATGA
- a CDS encoding aldehyde dehydrogenase family protein gives MTTSIDQLELKRVLGGLWGSQDPAAATLEIVKRGVRGEEAMLIDGELVTASDGRTFDNINPANGQVIGAVADAGAADVDRAIAAARRAFDETNWPNDPDLRRHCLLQLHEAMVEATDLFRAIAVTEIGAAVRSTNTFHSDWPISSIPYWADMATGFDYEHTLPDRPWAAGTRHLIRHEPIGVVAAITPWNFPLQTAMTKILPALAAGATVVLKPAFQTPWHATLLAKLIAEKTDFPAGVINIVTPSDNAVAERLALDPRVDLVHFTGSTAVGKKLMADASQRVARVALELGGKSANILLEKADFATIVPQAAGVVSMNAGQGCVLPTRLLVPRARYDEAKELARITFENITVGDPTDPDVIQGPQISKVQQDRVLGLINQGVNDGATLVTGGSTPEGLEAGYFVEPTLFADVDPSSTIAQREIFGPVLAMIPYDTVDHAVEIANNTTYGLAGYVWGDEDEALAVAKRIRSGMVAVNGGFFYGHDVPSGGYKESGLGRESGVEGFQEFLETKVIAVGV, from the coding sequence ATGACCACCAGTATCGACCAGTTGGAACTCAAGCGCGTGCTCGGCGGGCTGTGGGGGTCGCAGGATCCCGCTGCAGCCACTTTGGAGATCGTGAAGAGGGGAGTGCGCGGTGAGGAGGCGATGCTCATCGACGGCGAACTCGTCACCGCCTCCGACGGAAGGACCTTTGACAACATCAATCCGGCCAACGGGCAGGTGATTGGTGCTGTCGCAGACGCCGGTGCCGCCGACGTGGACCGTGCCATCGCCGCCGCCAGGCGGGCATTCGACGAGACGAACTGGCCCAATGACCCGGACTTGCGGCGCCATTGCCTGCTGCAACTGCACGAGGCCATGGTTGAAGCCACCGACCTGTTCCGGGCGATCGCTGTCACCGAGATCGGCGCCGCGGTTAGGTCCACCAACACATTCCACTCGGATTGGCCGATCTCGTCGATTCCGTACTGGGCCGACATGGCCACCGGTTTCGACTACGAGCACACGCTGCCCGATCGGCCGTGGGCAGCGGGGACCCGGCACCTGATCCGCCACGAACCCATCGGCGTGGTCGCGGCGATCACCCCGTGGAACTTCCCGCTTCAGACCGCGATGACGAAGATCCTGCCGGCCCTCGCCGCCGGCGCCACCGTGGTGCTGAAACCCGCTTTCCAGACGCCCTGGCACGCGACCCTGCTCGCGAAGCTCATCGCCGAGAAGACGGATTTCCCCGCCGGTGTCATCAACATCGTGACGCCGTCGGACAACGCCGTCGCCGAGCGGCTCGCGCTGGATCCGCGGGTCGATCTGGTGCACTTCACGGGTTCCACTGCGGTCGGGAAGAAGCTGATGGCGGACGCCTCGCAGCGTGTCGCGCGAGTGGCGCTCGAACTCGGCGGGAAGTCGGCGAACATCCTTCTCGAGAAGGCGGATTTCGCGACGATCGTGCCGCAGGCGGCGGGTGTCGTCAGCATGAACGCGGGGCAGGGCTGCGTGCTGCCGACCCGACTGCTCGTCCCGCGTGCCCGGTACGACGAGGCGAAAGAACTGGCACGCATCACCTTTGAGAACATCACCGTCGGCGACCCCACCGACCCTGATGTCATTCAGGGGCCGCAGATCAGCAAGGTTCAGCAGGATCGCGTCCTCGGCTTGATCAACCAGGGCGTCAACGACGGGGCCACCCTGGTGACCGGAGGCAGCACACCCGAGGGACTGGAGGCGGGGTACTTCGTCGAGCCGACGCTGTTCGCCGATGTCGATCCGTCCTCGACCATCGCGCAGCGGGAGATCTTCGGCCCCGTTCTCGCGATGATCCCCTACGACACTGTGGATCACGCCGTCGAGATCGCCAACAACACGACGTACGGCCTGGCTGGTTACGTGTGGGGTGACGAGGACGAAGCGCTCGCCGTGGCGAAGCGGATCCGCAGCGGCATGGTCGCCGTGAACGGTGGGTTCTTCTACGGCCACGACGTTCCCTCGGGCGGTTACAAGGAATCCGGACTCGGCCGCGAGTCCGGAGTGGAGGGTTTCCAGGAGTTCCTGGAGACCAAGGTGATCGCCGTCGGCGTGTGA
- a CDS encoding nuclear transport factor 2 family protein yields MTAHPGVLAAADTAAAEVRALVTRWVTDGWHLERGQRFEFRRLLEDYYDWESTDVVLHDNADPDRTLAHSASEYAAVWDQALATLVVLDNSIIEGPHVTVSGDLAVADVCFRTRFEFRDGTVDVVPTRSTLALRRSGGSWRIFREHGSALTPAAAPK; encoded by the coding sequence ATGACCGCCCATCCAGGGGTGCTCGCGGCGGCGGACACGGCCGCCGCAGAGGTTCGAGCCCTCGTCACCCGGTGGGTGACCGACGGCTGGCATCTCGAACGCGGTCAGAGATTCGAGTTCCGGCGGCTCCTCGAGGATTACTACGACTGGGAGTCCACCGACGTCGTGCTGCACGACAACGCGGATCCTGACCGGACCCTCGCCCATTCGGCCTCCGAGTACGCGGCGGTGTGGGATCAGGCCCTGGCAACGCTTGTGGTGCTCGACAACTCCATCATCGAAGGGCCGCACGTGACGGTATCGGGCGACCTCGCCGTTGCCGACGTGTGCTTTCGCACCCGATTCGAATTCCGGGACGGCACCGTGGATGTCGTGCCGACCCGATCGACCCTGGCGCTGCGCCGAAGCGGAGGAAGTTGGAGGATCTTCCGCGAACACGGGTCAGCACTGACGCCGGCCGCCGCGCCGAAATAG
- a CDS encoding NDMA-dependent alcohol dehydrogenase, producing the protein MKTKAAVSLGVNQPFEIMELELDGPKEGEVLLKNVAAGLCHSDLHLTDGDMPPRYPIVGGHEGSAIVEDVGPGVTKVKPGDHVVCSYIPNCGTCRYCATGRSNLCDMGATILEGRFPDGTFRFHKDGVDYGSLCLLGSFAERTTVSQHSVVKIDDWIPLETAVLVGCGVPAGWGGPVYNNGIRPGDTAVIYGVGGLGINAVQGAVMAGARYVVAVDPVQFKRDTALKFGATHAFATAEEAHEAVREITWGQMADGALIFVGTPDEKVVRDAFNIIGKGGTVSLASLADPAKLTVHVSGMEMTLMEKTIKGCLFGSSNPQYDIVRLLRLYNEGKLKLDELITTRYTLEEINKGYDDLRAGVNIRGVIIHDPDA; encoded by the coding sequence ATGAAGACCAAAGCCGCTGTGAGTCTCGGGGTGAATCAGCCGTTCGAGATCATGGAGCTCGAGCTCGACGGCCCCAAGGAGGGCGAGGTCCTGCTCAAGAACGTCGCCGCCGGTCTGTGCCACTCCGATCTGCACCTCACCGACGGAGATATGCCTCCGCGCTACCCGATCGTCGGCGGCCACGAGGGCTCGGCCATCGTGGAGGACGTCGGCCCCGGCGTCACCAAGGTCAAGCCGGGGGATCACGTCGTGTGCAGCTACATCCCGAACTGCGGCACCTGTCGGTACTGCGCCACGGGGCGGTCGAATCTGTGCGATATGGGGGCGACCATCCTCGAAGGGCGATTCCCCGACGGCACCTTCCGTTTTCACAAGGACGGCGTGGACTACGGCAGCCTCTGCCTGCTCGGTAGCTTCGCCGAACGCACGACGGTGTCGCAGCACTCGGTCGTCAAGATCGACGACTGGATCCCGTTGGAGACCGCCGTGTTGGTCGGATGCGGTGTTCCCGCCGGATGGGGGGGACCGGTCTACAACAACGGCATCCGCCCCGGTGACACCGCGGTCATCTACGGCGTCGGAGGTCTGGGCATCAACGCGGTTCAGGGGGCGGTGATGGCCGGCGCCCGCTACGTCGTCGCCGTCGATCCTGTCCAGTTCAAGCGCGATACGGCCCTGAAATTCGGTGCCACACATGCCTTCGCCACCGCGGAGGAGGCGCATGAGGCGGTCCGCGAGATCACCTGGGGTCAGATGGCCGACGGTGCACTGATCTTCGTGGGCACACCCGACGAGAAGGTGGTGCGCGACGCGTTCAACATCATCGGTAAGGGCGGCACAGTCAGCCTCGCCAGCCTCGCGGATCCCGCGAAGCTGACGGTCCACGTCTCCGGGATGGAGATGACGCTGATGGAGAAGACCATCAAGGGTTGCCTCTTCGGATCGTCGAATCCGCAGTACGACATCGTCCGACTGCTGCGGCTCTACAACGAGGGCAAGCTCAAGCTCGACGAGCTGATCACCACGCGGTACACCCTCGAGGAGATCAACAAGGGCTACGACGACCTGCGTGCCGGGGTCAACATCCGCGGCGTCATCATCCACGATCCGGACGCCTGA
- a CDS encoding crotonase/enoyl-CoA hydratase family protein has product MTDPLRIERTGRIQTWTIDVPDAANAITGSDFIAAFDDAVDAANAATDVSVVILTGAGRFFSAGGNVRDMRDRTGVFGLEPLDQRHGYVSGIQRIPRALQRLEVPVIAAVNGAAIGAGCDLAAMCDIRIASETAFFAESFVQLGLIPGDGGSWFLPRAIGWARAAEMTFTGDRVDAATALSWGLVSEVVSDAELLPAAQRLAERIAKNPVPAVRMAKRLLLESRTASLDSTLALAAAMQPLAHQDPEHHRRVANLIR; this is encoded by the coding sequence GTGACCGACCCCCTGCGCATTGAGCGAACCGGCCGCATTCAGACCTGGACCATCGACGTCCCGGACGCGGCCAACGCCATCACCGGTTCCGACTTCATCGCCGCGTTCGACGACGCCGTCGACGCCGCCAACGCCGCCACTGACGTCTCAGTGGTGATCCTCACCGGAGCCGGGCGCTTCTTCTCCGCCGGCGGAAACGTTCGTGACATGCGAGACCGTACAGGCGTCTTCGGTCTTGAACCGCTCGACCAGCGCCACGGCTACGTGTCGGGAATCCAGCGCATCCCGCGGGCGCTCCAGCGTTTGGAGGTTCCGGTCATCGCCGCGGTGAACGGAGCGGCGATCGGCGCGGGCTGCGACCTCGCCGCCATGTGCGATATTCGCATCGCCTCCGAAACGGCCTTCTTTGCAGAGAGTTTCGTTCAGTTGGGGCTGATCCCCGGCGACGGCGGATCGTGGTTCCTGCCCCGGGCGATCGGTTGGGCACGCGCCGCGGAGATGACGTTCACCGGCGACCGCGTGGACGCCGCCACCGCTCTGTCCTGGGGTCTTGTCAGCGAGGTGGTCAGTGACGCCGAGTTGCTGCCTGCCGCACAGCGACTGGCCGAACGAATCGCGAAGAACCCCGTGCCCGCGGTCCGGATGGCGAAGCGACTTCTGCTCGAGTCGCGGACAGCGTCGCTGGACTCGACGCTGGCGCTGGCGGCCGCGATGCAACCACTCGCCCACCAGGATCCCGAACATCACCGCCGCGTCGCGAACCTGATCCGCTGA
- a CDS encoding SDR family oxidoreductase, producing the protein MQLHFTKADTVLITGGSRGIGAATAQAFAAEGVGRIHLVGRDRDSLEELRAGIDADVTCHALDLSSPADRAELADTLCGVDILVNNAGAIPQGSLEDADLAVWQRAWDLKVWGYLELSQMALKAMKARGSGVIVNVVGLSGERPDAGYLAGSMANSALMTFTRSVGAYSLDHGIRVVAVNPGPVQTQRLLDALHVRAETELGDPQRWREFIEHYPAQRMATAEEVADTVLFLASRRSGYTSGTVVTLDGGMAWRGRAL; encoded by the coding sequence ATGCAACTGCACTTCACCAAGGCCGACACGGTGCTCATCACCGGCGGCTCGCGTGGCATCGGGGCGGCCACCGCACAGGCGTTCGCCGCCGAAGGCGTGGGCCGTATCCACCTGGTCGGTCGGGACAGAGACTCACTCGAGGAGCTGCGCGCCGGCATCGACGCCGACGTGACATGCCATGCGCTCGACCTGTCCTCGCCTGCCGACCGCGCTGAACTGGCCGACACGCTCTGCGGTGTCGACATCCTTGTCAACAACGCCGGCGCGATCCCGCAGGGCTCCTTGGAGGACGCCGATCTCGCGGTGTGGCAACGGGCGTGGGATCTCAAGGTGTGGGGTTATCTCGAGCTCAGCCAGATGGCGCTGAAGGCGATGAAGGCACGCGGATCGGGCGTGATCGTCAACGTGGTGGGGCTGTCCGGCGAACGACCCGACGCCGGATACCTGGCGGGTTCGATGGCCAACTCCGCGTTGATGACCTTCACCCGCTCTGTGGGCGCGTACTCGTTGGATCACGGGATCCGGGTGGTCGCCGTCAATCCGGGACCTGTGCAGACCCAGCGGTTACTCGACGCCCTTCACGTCCGGGCTGAGACAGAGCTGGGCGACCCGCAGCGCTGGCGGGAGTTCATCGAGCACTACCCCGCACAGCGCATGGCAACTGCGGAAGAGGTTGCCGACACCGTTCTGTTTCTGGCGTCGCGGCGAAGCGGCTACACCAGCGG
- a CDS encoding cupin domain-containing protein, which translates to MTEAALTPEIRESMQHRVIALDDAPEIPGRRTFLQYFDLGIADASNGLISTQVTKVRAGMSNPTGWHYHDCIFQWLFITKGWLELQFENGETKRIQEGSVCFIPGGYRHNETGTSDDLEFVEIFMPPKPRTVAVESPLT; encoded by the coding sequence ATGACCGAAGCCGCTCTCACCCCCGAGATTCGCGAGTCCATGCAGCACAGGGTGATCGCGCTGGACGACGCCCCGGAGATTCCCGGTCGTCGCACGTTCCTGCAGTACTTCGATCTCGGCATCGCCGATGCGAGCAACGGGCTGATCAGCACGCAGGTGACCAAGGTCCGCGCCGGCATGAGCAATCCGACCGGCTGGCACTACCACGACTGCATCTTTCAGTGGCTGTTCATCACCAAGGGCTGGCTGGAACTGCAGTTCGAGAACGGGGAGACGAAGCGCATCCAGGAGGGCAGCGTCTGCTTCATCCCCGGCGGGTACCGCCACAACGAAACCGGCACCTCCGACGATCTGGAGTTCGTCGAGATCTTCATGCCGCCTAAGCCGCGGACCGTCGCCGTCGAGTCGCCGCTGACCTGA
- a CDS encoding CaiB/BaiF CoA transferase family protein has product MTSDTTHSPAPAIAPGALQGITVLDLTTVVMGPFATSMLGDLGAEVIKIETLDGDITRHMGPQRNPGMTALTLGLQRNKRSIAVDLKTPEGKEILARLVRGADVVVSNLRPRSREDLGLTYPYLSAIRPDVILCTAQAYAEESERRNEPAYDDMVQAASGLTSLVEAVDGAPRYAPYVIADKVSGLYIVIAVLSALMHRAATGSGQHVEVPMVDAMIHFNLVEHLSGQTFEPPVGDFGWKRVLVPERAPYRTSDGYVCILPYTDANWRSFFTITGLTDLLTDRRFTDIDKRHQNMGYLHSVISQITPQRTTQEWLDICRDNNIPAARPLDLTRVTEDPYVVDHGVLQRDTHPTEGDYFNALTPLRMSASPVRLHRHAPALGAHTAEVLAELGYDDDEITRLADNAVVVTK; this is encoded by the coding sequence TTGACCAGCGACACCACGCACTCCCCCGCACCGGCGATCGCGCCGGGCGCTCTGCAGGGCATCACCGTCCTGGACCTGACGACGGTCGTCATGGGCCCCTTCGCCACGTCGATGCTCGGCGACCTCGGCGCCGAGGTCATCAAGATCGAGACGTTGGACGGCGACATCACACGGCATATGGGCCCGCAGCGCAATCCCGGAATGACCGCGTTGACACTCGGCCTGCAACGAAACAAGCGCAGCATCGCAGTCGACCTGAAAACACCTGAAGGCAAGGAGATTCTGGCCCGGCTGGTGCGCGGCGCCGATGTCGTCGTCTCCAACCTGCGGCCTCGGTCACGCGAGGATCTCGGACTCACCTACCCCTACCTGTCCGCGATCCGCCCCGACGTCATCCTGTGTACTGCGCAGGCCTACGCCGAGGAGAGTGAACGTCGCAACGAACCCGCCTACGACGACATGGTGCAGGCCGCCTCCGGGCTCACCAGCCTGGTCGAGGCGGTCGACGGCGCACCGCGGTACGCGCCCTACGTCATCGCCGACAAGGTGAGCGGGCTGTACATCGTGATCGCGGTACTCAGCGCGTTGATGCACCGTGCCGCAACGGGTTCCGGTCAGCATGTCGAGGTTCCCATGGTGGACGCGATGATCCACTTCAACCTCGTGGAGCATCTCAGCGGCCAGACGTTCGAACCGCCGGTCGGGGACTTCGGCTGGAAGCGGGTGCTGGTTCCGGAACGCGCACCGTACCGGACGTCGGACGGATACGTCTGCATCCTGCCCTACACCGACGCCAACTGGAGGAGCTTCTTCACGATCACCGGCCTGACCGACCTTCTGACCGACCGCAGATTCACCGATATCGACAAGAGACATCAGAACATGGGTTACCTGCATTCCGTGATCAGCCAGATCACACCGCAGCGGACAACACAGGAATGGCTCGACATCTGTCGGGACAACAACATTCCCGCCGCGCGTCCCCTCGATCTCACCCGTGTCACCGAGGATCCGTATGTGGTGGACCATGGTGTCCTGCAACGAGACACCCACCCCACCGAGGGCGACTACTTCAACGCCCTGACGCCGCTGCGGATGAGCGCGTCCCCGGTCCGCCTACACCGCCACGCCCCCGCCCTGGGCGCCCACACTGCCGAGGTGCTGGCTGAGTTGGGTTATGACGACGACGAGATCACCAGGCTCGCGGACAACGCGGTGGTGGTGACGAAATGA